The following coding sequences are from one Mycobacterium bourgelatii window:
- the ileS gene encoding isoleucine--tRNA ligase: MTDSSHLGGAPRTYPKQAGGAPDFPALELEVLQYWFDDDTFRDSIARRDGAPEYVFYDGPPFANGLPHYGHLLTGYVKDIVPRYRTMRGYKVERRFGWDTHGLPAELEVERQLGITDKSQIDAMGIAEFNDACRKSVLRYTNEWQEYVTRQARWVDFDNDYKTLDISYMESVIWAFKQLWDKGLAYEGYRVLPYCWRDETPLSNHELRMDDDVYQSRQDPALTVGFKVAGGDLDGAYLLIWTTTPWTLPSNLAVAVNPEVTYVQVRAGDDRVVLAESRLAAYARELGEEPEVLGTYRGADLLGVRYLPPFPFFMDAPNAFQVLPGEFVTTEDGTGIVHMAPAYGEDDMVVADAAGIAPVTPVDAKGRFDATVPDYQGQHVFDANPQIIRDLKTRSGPAAANGAVLIRHETYEHPYPHCWRCRNPLIYRAVSSWFVAVTQFRDRMVELNQQITWYPEHVKDGQFGKWLQGARDWSISRNRYWGTPIPVWKSDDPAYPRIDVYGSLDELERDFGVRPDNLHRPFIDELTRPNPDDPTGKSTMRRIPDVLDVWFDSGSMPYAQVHYPFENEDWFDSHYPGDFIVEYIGQTRGWFYTLHVLATALFDRPSFKTCVAHGIVLGSDGQKMSKSLRNYPDVYEVYDRDGADAMRWFLMASPILRGGNLIVTEQGIRDGVRQVLLPFWNAYTFLALYAPKVGTWRVDSTHVLDRYILAKLAVLRDDLTHSLEVCDISVACEQLRQFTEALTNWYVRRSRARFWEEDADAIDTLHTVLEVTARLAAPLLPLITEIIWRGLTGGRSVHLTDWPEASELPADADLVAAMDQVREVCSAASSLRKAKKLRVRLPLPKLTVAVENPQRLAPFTDLIGDELNVKHVELTDAIDTYGRFELTVNARVAGPRLGKDVQAAIKAVKAGAGVLNPDGTLTAGPAVLQPEEYSSRLVAADPEFTAALPGGAGLVVLDGTVTPELEAEGWAKDRIRELQELRKSSGLEVSDRIRVVMSVPAERADWATTHRDLIAGEILATSFEFGDPVDAVEIGDGVRVSIAKV; this comes from the coding sequence GTGACCGACAGTTCGCACCTCGGGGGCGCTCCGAGGACGTACCCGAAACAAGCCGGCGGGGCGCCGGACTTCCCGGCGCTCGAGCTCGAGGTGCTCCAGTACTGGTTCGACGACGACACGTTCCGCGACAGCATCGCCCGCCGCGACGGCGCCCCCGAGTACGTGTTCTACGACGGGCCGCCGTTTGCCAACGGCCTGCCCCACTACGGCCACCTGCTCACCGGGTACGTCAAGGACATCGTGCCGCGCTACCGCACCATGCGGGGCTACAAGGTCGAGCGCCGCTTTGGCTGGGACACCCACGGGTTGCCCGCCGAACTGGAAGTCGAGCGCCAACTCGGCATCACCGACAAGTCCCAGATCGATGCCATGGGCATCGCCGAGTTCAACGACGCCTGCCGCAAGTCGGTGTTGCGCTACACCAACGAATGGCAGGAGTACGTGACCCGCCAGGCCCGTTGGGTCGACTTCGACAACGACTACAAGACGCTCGACATCAGCTACATGGAGTCGGTGATCTGGGCGTTCAAACAGCTGTGGGACAAGGGCCTGGCCTACGAGGGCTATCGGGTGCTGCCGTACTGCTGGCGCGACGAAACCCCGCTGTCCAACCACGAACTGCGCATGGACGACGACGTCTACCAAAGCCGTCAGGACCCCGCGCTCACGGTCGGGTTCAAGGTGGCGGGCGGCGACCTGGACGGTGCCTACCTGCTGATCTGGACGACGACGCCGTGGACGCTGCCGTCCAACCTCGCCGTGGCGGTCAACCCCGAGGTGACCTATGTGCAGGTTCGGGCCGGCGACGATCGCGTGGTGCTGGCCGAATCGCGACTGGCGGCGTACGCGCGCGAGCTCGGTGAGGAACCGGAGGTACTCGGCACCTACCGCGGCGCGGATCTGCTGGGCGTCCGCTATCTGCCGCCGTTTCCGTTTTTCATGGACGCGCCCAACGCCTTTCAGGTGCTGCCGGGGGAGTTCGTCACCACCGAGGACGGCACCGGCATCGTCCACATGGCGCCGGCGTACGGCGAGGACGACATGGTCGTCGCCGACGCGGCCGGAATCGCGCCGGTCACGCCGGTGGATGCCAAGGGCCGCTTCGACGCCACGGTTCCCGACTACCAGGGTCAGCACGTCTTCGACGCCAACCCGCAAATCATCCGCGACCTGAAGACCCGCAGCGGTCCGGCGGCGGCCAACGGCGCGGTGTTGATCCGTCACGAAACCTACGAGCACCCGTATCCGCACTGCTGGCGGTGCCGTAACCCACTGATCTACCGCGCGGTGTCGTCGTGGTTCGTCGCGGTGACCCAGTTCCGCGACCGGATGGTGGAGCTGAACCAGCAGATCACCTGGTACCCCGAGCACGTCAAGGACGGGCAGTTCGGCAAGTGGCTGCAAGGGGCCCGGGACTGGTCGATCTCCCGAAACCGCTACTGGGGCACGCCAATCCCGGTGTGGAAGTCCGACGACCCCGCCTACCCGCGGATCGACGTCTACGGCAGCCTCGACGAGTTGGAACGCGACTTCGGGGTGCGGCCGGACAACCTGCACCGGCCGTTCATCGACGAGCTCACCCGTCCCAACCCCGACGACCCCACCGGCAAGAGCACGATGCGCCGGATCCCCGACGTGCTCGACGTGTGGTTCGACTCGGGCTCGATGCCCTACGCCCAGGTGCACTACCCATTCGAGAACGAGGATTGGTTCGACAGTCATTACCCCGGTGACTTCATCGTGGAGTACATCGGCCAGACCCGCGGCTGGTTCTACACCCTGCACGTGCTGGCGACCGCGTTGTTCGACCGGCCGTCGTTCAAAACCTGTGTGGCGCACGGCATTGTGCTGGGTTCTGACGGGCAGAAGATGAGCAAGTCGCTGCGCAACTACCCGGACGTGTACGAGGTGTACGACCGCGACGGCGCCGACGCCATGCGCTGGTTCCTGATGGCCTCGCCGATCCTGCGCGGCGGCAACCTCATAGTCACCGAACAAGGGATCCGCGACGGTGTGCGCCAGGTGCTGCTGCCGTTCTGGAATGCCTATACCTTCCTGGCCCTGTACGCGCCGAAAGTCGGTACCTGGCGGGTGGATTCGACGCATGTGTTGGATCGCTACATCCTGGCCAAGCTGGCGGTGTTGCGTGACGATCTCACCCATTCGCTGGAGGTCTGCGACATCTCCGTGGCCTGCGAGCAGCTGCGCCAGTTCACCGAGGCGCTGACGAACTGGTATGTGCGGCGGTCACGTGCACGGTTCTGGGAAGAAGATGCCGACGCCATCGACACCCTGCACACCGTGCTGGAGGTCACCGCGCGGCTGGCGGCACCGTTGCTGCCGTTGATCACCGAGATCATCTGGCGCGGTCTGACCGGTGGGCGTTCGGTGCACCTGACGGATTGGCCCGAGGCGTCCGAGTTGCCCGCCGACGCCGATCTGGTGGCCGCCATGGACCAGGTGCGCGAGGTGTGCTCGGCGGCGTCCTCGCTGCGCAAGGCCAAGAAACTGCGGGTGCGCCTGCCGCTGCCGAAACTCACGGTGGCAGTGGAGAACCCGCAGCGGCTCGCGCCGTTCACCGACCTGATCGGCGACGAGTTGAACGTCAAGCACGTCGAACTGACCGACGCCATCGACACCTACGGCCGCTTCGAGCTCACTGTCAACGCGCGGGTGGCCGGGCCGCGGCTCGGCAAGGATGTGCAGGCGGCCATCAAGGCGGTCAAGGCCGGCGCAGGCGTGCTCAACCCGGACGGCACCCTGACGGCGGGTCCCGCGGTGTTACAGCCCGAGGAGTACAGCTCCCGGTTGGTGGCGGCCGATCCGGAGTTCACCGCTGCCTTGCCCGGTGGTGCCGGTCTGGTCGTCTTGGACGGCACGGTAACTCCCGAGCTGGAGGCCGAGGGTTGGGCCAAGGACCGCATCCGCGAGCTGCAGGAACTGCGCAAGTCGAGCGGGCTGGAGGTGTCCGACCGCATCCGGGTGGTGATGTCGGTGCCCGCCGAGCGGGCGGACTGGGCGACCACGCACCGCGACCTCATCGCCGGCGAGATCCTGGCTACCAGTTTCGAATTCGGTGATCCGGTCGATGCGGTGGAGATCGGCGACGGTGTGCGGGTGAGCATCGCCAAGGTTTGA